The following are encoded in a window of Sphingobium sp. AP49 genomic DNA:
- a CDS encoding quinoprotein dehydrogenase-associated SoxYZ-like carrier codes for MNRRKILTAMTASCLLATGHIAVAHPPYPADPLHSPMWTAHAQTIFGDDPVRFDPRVKVNYPAIAENQRSFPVALDARGLGPVRRMLILADLNPIPIAIDYRPDGAEPYVATRIKLDQRTPVRGAVQLADGQWLVSGGWVDAAGGGCSAPPVSRVKGDWAQHLGEMRGEAWPMADGASRLRITFRHPMDTGFVANIPTYHIEQMRVTGPDGRLLGEMEIWAAVAEDPAITLMPRANPGDTLSIAARDTNGRAYLAKVTVARQSPLPGTSGATGR; via the coding sequence ATGAACAGGCGCAAGATCCTGACAGCCATGACCGCGTCCTGCCTGCTGGCGACCGGTCACATCGCGGTCGCACATCCACCCTACCCCGCCGATCCGCTGCACTCGCCGATGTGGACCGCCCATGCGCAGACCATCTTCGGCGACGATCCGGTCCGCTTCGATCCGCGCGTGAAGGTGAATTATCCCGCGATCGCGGAAAATCAGCGCAGCTTCCCGGTCGCGCTCGACGCGCGCGGCCTCGGCCCCGTCAGGCGCATGCTGATCCTGGCCGATCTCAACCCGATCCCGATCGCCATCGACTATCGGCCCGACGGCGCCGAACCTTATGTCGCCACCCGCATCAAGCTCGACCAGCGCACCCCGGTGCGCGGCGCGGTGCAACTGGCCGACGGCCAATGGCTGGTCAGCGGCGGCTGGGTCGATGCCGCGGGCGGTGGCTGCTCTGCCCCGCCGGTCAGCCGGGTGAAGGGCGACTGGGCACAGCATCTGGGCGAGATGCGGGGCGAAGCCTGGCCGATGGCCGACGGCGCCAGCCGGCTGCGCATCACCTTCCGCCATCCGATGGACACCGGCTTCGTCGCCAATATCCCGACCTATCATATCGAACAGATGCGCGTGACCGGCCCTGACGGCCGGCTGCTCGGCGAGATGGAGATATGGGCCGCCGTGGCCGAAGACCCCGCCATCACCCTGATGCCCCGCGCCAATCCCGGCGACACGCTCTCCATCGCCGCGCGCGACACCAATGGCCGCGCCTATCTCGCCAAGGTGACGGTCGCCCGCCAGTCGCCCCTGCCCGGCACCAGCGGCGCGACCGGCCGATGA
- a CDS encoding quinoprotein relay system zinc metallohydrolase 1 codes for MMLSRRQALAGMTGALPLLTGAAPDDYRIDPQPVADGLWMIHGADEQMLFANGGAIANIAIIATPAGTLLVDAGPSIRYGRMLRKMAETLTGQPVVRVYVTHLHPDHGMGIAAFDPAIVAALPGTITDMERDGRGFSDALYRLLGDWMRGTDLVLPGRRIDQPAEDFGGRRLQLLSLAGHSNADLALLDERTGTLIAGDLLFLDRAPSTPTANLARWRESLDALARLPHKAAIPGHGPFDPAGTRAIAQTRDWLDWLDATLRTAVQSGLDMVEAGTLPIPARFATIAAARYELQRSVAHLYPALEAELLPRVDVPEG; via the coding sequence ATGATGCTCAGCCGCCGACAGGCGCTGGCCGGCATGACCGGCGCCCTCCCCCTGCTGACCGGCGCCGCACCCGACGACTATCGCATCGATCCGCAGCCGGTCGCCGATGGGCTGTGGATGATCCATGGCGCCGACGAACAGATGCTGTTCGCCAATGGCGGCGCGATCGCCAATATCGCGATCATCGCCACCCCGGCCGGGACACTGCTGGTCGATGCCGGCCCCTCGATCCGCTATGGCCGCATGCTCAGGAAAATGGCCGAGACGCTGACCGGCCAGCCGGTCGTGCGGGTCTATGTCACCCATCTTCATCCCGACCATGGCATGGGCATCGCCGCCTTCGATCCCGCCATCGTCGCCGCCCTGCCCGGCACCATAACCGACATGGAACGGGACGGGCGCGGCTTTTCCGATGCGCTCTATCGCCTGCTCGGCGACTGGATGCGCGGTACCGACCTTGTTCTGCCGGGGCGGCGGATCGACCAGCCGGCGGAGGATTTCGGCGGCCGCCGCCTGCAACTGCTGTCGCTCGCCGGTCACAGCAATGCTGATCTCGCCCTGCTCGACGAACGCACCGGAACGCTGATCGCGGGCGACCTGCTCTTCCTCGACCGCGCGCCGAGCACCCCGACCGCGAACCTCGCCCGCTGGCGCGAAAGCCTGGATGCGCTCGCCAGATTGCCGCACAAGGCGGCGATCCCCGGCCATGGCCCGTTCGACCCCGCCGGCACCCGCGCCATCGCCCAGACCCGCGACTGGCTCGACTGGCTCGATGCGACGCTGCGCACCGCCGTTCAGTCCGGCCTCGACATGGTGGAGGCCGGCACCCTCCCCATCCCCGCGCGCTTCGCCACCATCGCCGCAGCCCGCTACGAACTCCAGCGCAGCGTCGCGCACCTCTATCCCGCGCTGGAGGCCGAACTACTGCCCCGGGTGGATGTCCCGGAGGGGTGA
- a CDS encoding TonB-dependent receptor gives MRGRGWLCAGLAGVALMPLLAQAEELEAGPAQTIIVTAPGGAIDVDDALSISGRDIGIGGTPDLLGALTRNIAGITLQDAQNNPWQPNLVYRGFVASPLQGQSQGLAVYMDGARFNQPFGDTVQFDLIPEAAIRKLSLLDASPVYGLNALGGAILLETKDGRSDPGLEASMTGGRFGYAEASIAGGFARGNFSAFGAFQYSHDDGWRDHSPSHLYNGYADLGFDTEKGGLHMKLVGAKTDLTGNGVSPVELLAADRRAVFTWPDNSRSHYGRISLHPWVALSDTTRIEGTLYAQRLTLRTVNGDAADIEGCEEEDAAGLLCLETVGGDDDDDEAQAVLTDANGNAIADSLGGEGYGVLNRGRTRTDAMGALAQLIDDRALMGGTNHFAIGMSYDTSRTRFDTSTELGAMTDERSVEGLGAIIVQPDGAIAPVGLVAHSDYWGVFVQDRLPLAPGLTAELGLRWNHARIELVDQIGTALNGRHNFQRLNPGAELDYRVSDGLSLRVGYAETNRAPTPAELSCADENAPCSLTNFFIADPPLKQVVAKSWEAGGSGRFAVGGWTADWLVSAYRTGNHDDIQYIASDIRGRAYFQNIGKTRRQGVEASVKAARGGFSAGLSYAFTDATYRSALTLSSPANPEANDDGTIDVRKGDRLPGIPRHSATLTLDYAGTLGGQRRWSVGGDLIARSGQYLVGDEANQNAKVPGYLIANIRAGIDIIPGVTLFGEVRNLFDRHYATFGTFTEVDEIELDEAPGASDPRAYGAGAPRRWYAGVKATF, from the coding sequence ATGCGGGGCAGGGGCTGGCTTTGCGCGGGTCTGGCGGGCGTGGCGCTGATGCCGCTATTGGCGCAGGCCGAGGAACTGGAGGCTGGTCCGGCGCAGACGATCATCGTGACGGCGCCGGGCGGGGCGATCGATGTCGATGATGCGCTGTCCATTTCCGGCCGGGATATCGGCATCGGCGGCACGCCCGACCTGCTCGGCGCGCTGACCCGCAATATCGCCGGCATCACGCTGCAGGATGCGCAGAATAATCCCTGGCAGCCCAATCTCGTCTATCGCGGCTTCGTCGCCTCGCCGCTGCAAGGACAATCGCAGGGGCTCGCCGTCTATATGGATGGCGCCCGCTTCAACCAGCCGTTCGGTGATACCGTCCAGTTCGATCTGATTCCCGAGGCGGCGATCCGCAAGCTGAGCCTGCTCGATGCCAGTCCGGTCTATGGCCTCAATGCGCTGGGCGGGGCGATCCTGCTGGAAACGAAGGACGGGCGCAGCGATCCGGGGCTGGAGGCGAGCATGACCGGCGGCCGTTTCGGCTATGCCGAGGCGAGCATCGCCGGCGGCTTCGCGCGCGGCAATTTCAGCGCCTTCGGTGCCTTCCAATATAGTCATGACGATGGCTGGCGCGATCATAGCCCGTCGCATCTCTATAATGGCTATGCCGACCTTGGCTTCGATACCGAGAAGGGCGGACTCCACATGAAGCTGGTCGGGGCAAAGACCGACCTGACCGGCAATGGCGTGTCGCCGGTCGAGCTGCTGGCGGCGGACCGGCGCGCCGTCTTCACCTGGCCCGACAATAGCCGCAGCCACTATGGTCGGATCAGCTTGCACCCCTGGGTCGCTCTGTCCGACACGACCCGGATCGAGGGAACGCTCTATGCCCAGCGACTGACCTTGCGCACGGTCAATGGCGATGCCGCCGATATCGAGGGATGCGAGGAGGAGGACGCCGCCGGGCTGCTCTGCCTGGAGACGGTGGGCGGCGATGATGACGACGATGAGGCGCAGGCGGTCCTGACCGACGCGAACGGCAATGCCATTGCCGACAGCCTGGGTGGCGAGGGCTATGGCGTACTCAACCGGGGGCGGACGCGGACCGATGCGATGGGCGCGCTGGCGCAGTTGATCGACGATCGCGCACTGATGGGCGGGACCAATCATTTTGCGATCGGCATGAGCTACGACACGAGCCGCACCCGGTTCGATACATCGACCGAACTGGGCGCGATGACGGACGAGCGCAGCGTCGAGGGGCTGGGGGCGATCATCGTCCAGCCGGATGGCGCGATCGCGCCGGTCGGGCTGGTCGCGCATAGCGACTATTGGGGCGTCTTCGTGCAGGACCGGTTGCCGCTGGCGCCGGGGCTGACGGCGGAACTGGGGCTGCGCTGGAATCATGCGCGGATCGAGCTGGTCGACCAGATCGGCACGGCGCTGAACGGGCGGCACAATTTCCAGCGGCTGAACCCCGGCGCGGAGCTGGATTATCGGGTTTCGGACGGACTGTCGCTGCGCGTCGGCTATGCCGAGACCAACCGCGCGCCGACCCCGGCCGAACTGTCCTGCGCCGACGAGAATGCGCCCTGCAGCCTCACCAATTTCTTCATCGCCGATCCGCCGCTGAAACAGGTGGTGGCGAAAAGCTGGGAAGCGGGCGGTTCGGGTCGCTTCGCCGTCGGTGGCTGGACCGCCGACTGGCTGGTCTCCGCCTATCGCACCGGCAATCATGACGACATCCAATATATTGCGTCGGACATTCGCGGCCGGGCCTATTTCCAGAATATCGGCAAGACCCGGCGCCAGGGTGTCGAGGCATCGGTCAAGGCGGCGCGGGGCGGTTTCAGCGCGGGCCTCAGCTATGCCTTCACGGACGCCACCTATCGCAGCGCGCTGACACTGAGCAGTCCGGCCAACCCGGAGGCGAATGACGATGGCACGATCGACGTTCGCAAGGGCGATCGTCTGCCCGGTATCCCTCGCCATAGTGCGACCCTGACGCTGGATTATGCCGGCACCTTGGGCGGTCAGCGCCGTTGGTCGGTCGGCGGCGACCTGATCGCCCGATCCGGCCAATATCTGGTCGGCGACGAGGCGAACCAGAATGCCAAGGTGCCCGGCTATCTGATCGCCAATATCCGCGCCGGCATCGACATCATCCCCGGCGTCACCCTGTTCGGCGAGGTCCGCAACCTGTTCGACCGCCATTATGCGACCTTCGGCACCTTTACCGAAGTGGATGAGATCGAACTGGACGAGGCACCGGGCGCCAGCGATCCCAGGGCCTATGGCGCCGGTGCGCCGCGCCGCTGGTATGCCGGGGTGAAGGCGACATTCTGA
- the acs gene encoding acetate--CoA ligase: MSEDLFPIPADWAAHARMNQAARAADYRRSLDHGDAYWLEQAQRLDWITPPTRASDSSFDEADFGIQWFADGTLNVSANCLDRHLAERGDVTAILWEPDDPSDAPRSLTYRELHAEVCRFANVLKDAGARRGDRITIYMPMIPEAAVALLACARIGAIHSVVFGGFSPEALAGRITDCDSSIVVTADEGRRGGKRVPLKANVDAALALDHCTSVRRVLVVRATGGAVAMQAGRDSWYDEAMAGVAPDCPAEVMNAEDPLFLLYTSGSTGKPKGVVHSSGGYLLWASLTHALCFDYRPGDVWWCAADVGWVTGHSYIVYGPLANGATTLMYEGLPSWPTPSRIWEVVDRHQVHTLFTAPTVLRALMKEGDHHVTKTSRASLKLLGSVGEPINPEAWRWYHGVAGEGRCPIIDTWWQTETGGAMIAPMPGATDLKPGSATFPMPGVEVQIVDGDGVVQDGASEGNLVIARSWPGQMRTVWNDHERFFQTYFTTFPGKYTTGDGARRDADGYYWITGRVDDVINVSGHRMGTAEVESALVLHATVAEAAVVGMPHDIKGQGIYAYVTLNVGEQPSDELRRTLTQWVRSEIGPIATPDVIQFAPGLPKTRSGKIMRRILRKIAEGEVSAQALGDVSTLADPSVVADLVRSRAGVTA; the protein is encoded by the coding sequence ATGTCCGAAGACCTGTTTCCGATACCTGCCGACTGGGCGGCCCATGCCCGCATGAACCAGGCGGCCCGCGCCGCCGATTATCGCCGCTCGCTCGATCACGGCGATGCCTATTGGCTGGAGCAGGCGCAGCGGCTGGACTGGATCACGCCGCCGACCCGCGCGTCGGACAGCAGCTTCGACGAAGCGGATTTCGGTATCCAATGGTTCGCCGACGGCACGCTCAACGTGTCGGCCAATTGTCTCGACCGGCATCTGGCCGAGCGGGGCGATGTCACCGCGATCCTCTGGGAACCCGATGATCCATCGGATGCCCCGCGCAGCCTGACCTATCGTGAACTCCATGCCGAAGTCTGCCGCTTCGCCAATGTGCTCAAGGATGCCGGCGCGCGCCGGGGCGACCGCATAACCATCTATATGCCGATGATCCCGGAGGCGGCGGTTGCACTGCTCGCCTGTGCGCGGATTGGCGCGATCCACAGCGTCGTGTTCGGCGGCTTTTCGCCCGAGGCGCTGGCGGGTCGCATCACCGATTGCGATTCCAGCATCGTCGTCACTGCCGACGAAGGCCGGCGCGGCGGCAAGCGCGTACCGCTCAAGGCCAATGTCGACGCGGCGCTGGCGCTCGACCATTGCACCAGCGTGCGCCGCGTGCTGGTGGTGCGGGCGACCGGCGGGGCGGTGGCGATGCAGGCGGGCCGCGACAGCTGGTATGACGAGGCGATGGCCGGCGTCGCACCCGATTGTCCGGCCGAGGTGATGAACGCGGAAGACCCGCTGTTCCTGCTCTACACCTCCGGCTCCACCGGCAAGCCCAAGGGCGTGGTCCATTCGAGCGGCGGCTATCTGCTGTGGGCCAGTCTCACCCACGCGCTCTGCTTCGACTATCGGCCGGGTGACGTCTGGTGGTGCGCGGCCGATGTCGGCTGGGTCACGGGGCACAGCTATATCGTCTATGGTCCGCTGGCCAATGGCGCGACGACCCTGATGTATGAAGGCTTGCCGAGCTGGCCGACGCCGAGCCGTATCTGGGAGGTAGTCGACCGGCATCAGGTCCATACGCTGTTCACCGCGCCGACCGTGCTGCGCGCGCTGATGAAGGAGGGCGACCATCATGTCACGAAGACCAGTCGCGCATCGCTCAAATTGTTGGGCAGCGTGGGCGAGCCGATCAATCCCGAGGCCTGGCGCTGGTATCATGGCGTGGCGGGCGAGGGGCGCTGCCCGATTATCGACACCTGGTGGCAGACCGAGACCGGCGGCGCGATGATCGCGCCGATGCCGGGCGCCACGGACCTGAAGCCGGGCAGTGCGACCTTCCCCATGCCCGGTGTCGAGGTGCAGATCGTCGATGGCGATGGCGTGGTGCAGGATGGCGCGAGCGAAGGCAATCTGGTGATCGCCCGGTCCTGGCCCGGCCAGATGCGCACCGTCTGGAACGATCATGAGCGTTTCTTCCAGACCTATTTCACCACCTTTCCCGGCAAATATACCACGGGCGACGGCGCCCGCCGGGACGCTGACGGCTATTATTGGATCACCGGCCGGGTCGACGATGTCATCAACGTGTCGGGCCATCGCATGGGCACGGCCGAGGTCGAGAGCGCGCTGGTGCTGCATGCGACCGTGGCGGAGGCGGCGGTGGTCGGCATGCCGCACGACATCAAGGGGCAGGGCATTTATGCCTATGTCACGCTGAATGTGGGCGAGCAGCCGAGCGACGAGTTGCGCCGGACCCTGACTCAATGGGTGCGCAGCGAGATCGGCCCGATCGCCACGCCCGACGTGATCCAGTTCGCGCCGGGCCTGCCCAAGACACGATCGGGCAAGATCATGCGCCGCATATTGCGCAAGATCGCCGAGGGGGAGGTGTCGGCCCAGGCGCTGGGCGATGTCAGCACGCTGGCCGACCCCAGCGTGGTCGCGGATCTGGTGCGTAGCCGTGCCGGGGTCACCGCCTGA
- a CDS encoding TonB-dependent receptor: protein MRRTKWLALGMAMAPIAAQAETPDDAGEAMAAASIIVTGSGLSLPPGTPAYGSVVIDRDRLGDAASGRIESVLADVAGFQQFRRSDSRASNPSNQGATLRALGGNASSRTLVLLDGVPVADPFFGYIPFSALVPDRLALVRVTRGGGSGAFGAGAVAGTIELASATREQMPVFGASAFYGSKDATELSASIAPDLGSGYVSLSGRWDRGDGFQTTPRDQRVAATVPAAYDSWSTNLRAVAPIDATSEIQFRGTLFQDNRTLRFAGADSMSQGQDASIRYIARGRWQVDALAYLQARNFSNIVISSTSFRKSLDQRNTPSTGIGGKIELRPPVGEDHVLRIGVDTRFATGDMFEDAYNANLASNPLTSRRHAGGDQITTGAFAEDDWTIGNLVLTGGVRADRWSIRNGFYKAVSAVGVVTQDSTYANRSDWEFSGRAGALYHVSDAVALRGAAYSGFRLPTLNELYRPFVVFPITTRANEALKPEKLKGVEGGIDLTPASGVQLSATLFYNRLDDAIANVTIDSVTRKRQNVNAIVAKGVELTASAQLPADFSLLASYAYSPSKVDAPGMTFDGFAPAQVPRHSASATLAWAPKAGPELSATLRYVGKQYEDDLQSDVLPDALTLDAIARLPIGHGISLVARAENLFDEDVVTRNAGGSIDLGTPRTLWIGVRFGQ from the coding sequence ATGCGCAGAACAAAATGGCTCGCGCTCGGCATGGCTATGGCGCCCATCGCGGCGCAGGCGGAAACACCCGATGACGCAGGCGAGGCGATGGCCGCCGCGTCGATCATCGTAACGGGCAGCGGCCTGTCCTTGCCGCCGGGTACGCCGGCCTATGGCTCGGTGGTGATCGACCGGGATCGGCTGGGGGATGCGGCGTCGGGGCGGATCGAGAGCGTGCTGGCCGATGTCGCGGGCTTCCAGCAGTTCCGCCGGTCCGACAGCCGCGCGTCCAATCCCTCGAACCAGGGCGCCACGCTGCGCGCACTGGGTGGCAATGCGTCGAGCCGGACCCTGGTGCTGCTTGATGGTGTGCCGGTCGCCGATCCCTTCTTCGGCTATATTCCTTTCTCGGCTTTGGTGCCCGACCGGCTGGCGCTGGTGCGAGTGACGCGCGGCGGGGGGAGTGGCGCCTTTGGCGCGGGCGCGGTCGCCGGCACGATCGAGCTGGCCAGCGCCACCCGCGAGCAGATGCCGGTCTTCGGCGCCAGCGCCTTCTATGGCAGCAAGGACGCGACCGAATTGTCCGCCAGCATCGCGCCCGACCTGGGCAGTGGTTATGTGTCGCTGTCGGGCCGCTGGGACCGGGGCGACGGCTTCCAGACCACGCCCAGGGACCAGCGCGTCGCCGCCACCGTGCCCGCCGCCTATGACAGCTGGTCGACCAATCTGCGCGCGGTCGCGCCGATCGATGCGACCTCGGAAATCCAGTTTCGCGGCACCCTGTTCCAGGACAACCGCACCCTGCGCTTTGCCGGCGCCGACAGCATGAGCCAGGGCCAGGATGCCAGCATCCGCTATATTGCGCGCGGTCGCTGGCAGGTCGATGCGCTCGCCTATCTCCAGGCGCGCAACTTCTCCAACATCGTCATCTCCTCCACCAGCTTCCGCAAGTCGCTCGACCAGCGCAACACCCCCTCGACCGGGATCGGCGGCAAGATCGAGCTGCGCCCGCCGGTCGGCGAAGACCATGTGCTGCGCATCGGCGTCGACACCCGCTTTGCCACCGGCGACATGTTTGAGGATGCCTATAACGCCAATCTCGCCAGCAACCCGCTGACATCGCGCCGCCATGCCGGCGGCGACCAGATCACGACCGGCGCCTTTGCCGAGGATGACTGGACGATTGGGAATCTTGTCCTGACCGGCGGGGTGCGGGCCGATCGCTGGTCGATCCGCAACGGCTTCTACAAGGCGGTCAGTGCGGTCGGCGTGGTGACGCAGGACAGCACCTACGCCAATCGCTCCGACTGGGAGTTCTCAGGCCGGGCAGGCGCGCTCTACCATGTCAGCGATGCGGTGGCGCTGCGCGGGGCGGCCTATAGCGGCTTTCGTTTGCCGACGCTCAACGAGCTTTATCGCCCCTTCGTCGTCTTTCCGATCACCACCCGGGCCAATGAAGCCTTGAAGCCCGAGAAGCTGAAAGGCGTGGAGGGAGGCATCGACCTGACCCCGGCATCGGGCGTGCAACTGTCCGCCACGCTCTTCTACAACCGGCTCGACGATGCGATCGCCAATGTCACCATCGACAGTGTCACCCGCAAGCGGCAGAATGTGAACGCGATCGTGGCGAAGGGCGTGGAACTGACCGCCAGCGCGCAACTGCCGGCCGATTTCTCGCTGCTCGCTTCCTATGCCTATAGCCCCAGCAAGGTGGATGCACCGGGCATGACGTTCGACGGCTTCGCCCCGGCGCAGGTGCCGCGCCATTCGGCCAGCGCGACCCTGGCCTGGGCGCCGAAAGCCGGGCCGGAGCTGTCGGCCACGCTGCGCTATGTGGGCAAGCAATATGAGGATGATCTGCAGAGCGATGTGCTGCCCGATGCGCTGACGCTCGACGCCATCGCCCGGCTGCCGATCGGCCATGGCATCAGCCTGGTCGCGCGGGCTGAAAATCTGTTCGACGAGGATGTCGTCACCCGCAATGCCGGCGGATCCATCGACCTGGGGACACCCAGGACGCTCTGGATCGGCGTGCGGTTCGGCCAATGA
- a CDS encoding porin, whose product MARGLFLGSAAMALLFVAGATPANAGTTSELLKRLHEKGILTDEEYAQLAKEDAAAPAAAAAPAASDGKPVVRVADSGVGFEVGDVTVKMSGSVNGFYTHENGQAAGPNTDVVGGVVPVGGNSSAIRNGLLPGYLKFDVTTNQGGWDVGAHFGMYPGINSADYSVGGGANAGGRPVALQTAGIDFRQTYMTIGRSGLGEFKLGRDIGLFGSEGILNDITLLSVGSSGGNVAPSNTSLGRIGIGYIYTDFQPQITYTSPSLSGFQVSVGVFQPLESLTGPGESNKSPGFQGKIVYDGKFGDFSARAWLSGITQRHNRVDGISYTGSGFDTGAKIGYGPIVLTGYYYNGSGLGTTALNLFDTDAVGNKRDSDGFYLQGLATFGKFSVGGSYGESNLHYANAADALANPTLIRKNSSWVGQGRYGLTSWVTLIGEYIHSTSKAHNGNEAQGDTIAAGAILFF is encoded by the coding sequence ATGGCACGGGGACTATTCCTCGGCAGCGCCGCCATGGCGTTGCTGTTCGTCGCAGGGGCAACGCCGGCCAATGCCGGGACGACGAGCGAACTGCTGAAAAGGCTGCATGAAAAGGGGATCCTCACCGACGAGGAATATGCCCAGCTGGCAAAGGAGGATGCCGCGGCGCCGGCCGCTGCCGCCGCGCCCGCCGCGTCGGATGGCAAGCCCGTGGTACGCGTCGCCGACAGCGGCGTCGGGTTTGAGGTCGGCGACGTCACGGTCAAGATGTCCGGCTCGGTCAACGGTTTCTATACCCATGAAAATGGCCAGGCGGCCGGGCCGAACACGGATGTCGTCGGCGGCGTGGTGCCGGTTGGCGGCAATAGCTCGGCGATCCGCAACGGCCTGTTGCCCGGCTATCTGAAGTTCGACGTCACCACCAACCAGGGCGGCTGGGACGTCGGCGCCCATTTCGGCATGTATCCCGGCATCAACAGTGCCGATTATTCGGTTGGCGGCGGCGCCAATGCCGGTGGCCGGCCGGTGGCGCTACAGACCGCCGGCATCGATTTCCGCCAGACCTATATGACCATCGGCCGATCGGGGCTGGGCGAGTTCAAGCTGGGTCGCGACATCGGCCTGTTCGGCTCGGAAGGCATATTGAACGACATCACTTTGCTGTCGGTCGGATCGAGCGGCGGCAATGTCGCGCCGTCCAACACTTCGCTCGGCCGCATCGGCATCGGCTATATCTACACCGACTTCCAGCCGCAGATCACGTACACCTCGCCCAGCCTGTCTGGCTTCCAGGTCTCGGTCGGCGTGTTCCAGCCGCTCGAATCGCTGACCGGACCGGGCGAAAGCAACAAGTCGCCCGGCTTCCAGGGCAAGATCGTCTATGACGGCAAGTTCGGGGATTTTTCGGCCCGCGCCTGGCTGTCGGGTATCACCCAGCGGCATAATCGCGTCGATGGCATTTCCTATACCGGCAGCGGCTTCGATACCGGCGCCAAGATCGGCTACGGCCCGATCGTCCTCACCGGCTATTATTATAATGGCTCGGGCCTGGGCACGACGGCGCTCAACCTGTTCGATACGGATGCTGTGGGCAACAAGCGTGACAGCGACGGCTTCTATCTTCAGGGGCTGGCGACCTTCGGCAAATTCTCGGTCGGTGGCAGCTATGGCGAGAGCAATCTCCATTATGCCAATGCCGCTGATGCGCTCGCCAACCCGACGCTGATCCGCAAGAATAGCAGCTGGGTCGGGCAGGGCCGTTATGGCCTGACCAGCTGGGTGACGCTGATCGGCGAATATATCCACAGCACGTCCAAGGCGCATAATGGCAATGAGGCGCAGGGCGACACGATCGCAGCCGGCGCCATCCTCTTCTTCTGA
- a CDS encoding PQQ-dependent catabolism-associated beta-propeller protein, with amino-acid sequence MMKHVVAGLALMVAIPSVRAETLYVSNERGNSISVIDAATMQTVATWPVGGRPRGITVTKDGKYILLCASNDHAVQMIDRATGKVVADLPSGQDPEQFFLSRDGRTLFVANEDNAALTAIDIDSRKVAFQVDVGKEPEGVAQSPDGKWVVVTSEDDGVVNWIDLSTKTMVDATETDQRPRHVEFTADGKELWIAAEMGGTVQIADPATRRIVETLHFAIPGVQDYQLLPCGIRFTPDGKTAVVALGRANHVALVDVATRKVRAYVPVGKRVWHVAVSPDGARAYAANGLSDNVSVIDLAAGKVVGTVAVGAGPWGIVVAP; translated from the coding sequence ATGATGAAGCATGTGGTGGCAGGGCTTGCGCTTATGGTGGCGATCCCGTCCGTTCGGGCCGAGACGCTCTATGTCTCCAACGAGCGCGGCAACAGCATCAGCGTGATCGATGCCGCCACGATGCAGACGGTCGCGACCTGGCCGGTGGGCGGACGGCCGCGCGGCATTACCGTGACGAAGGACGGCAAATATATATTGCTCTGTGCCAGCAACGACCATGCGGTGCAGATGATCGACCGCGCGACCGGCAAGGTCGTCGCCGACCTGCCATCGGGCCAGGATCCCGAGCAATTTTTCCTCTCGCGCGATGGCCGGACCTTGTTCGTCGCCAATGAGGATAATGCCGCGCTGACCGCGATCGACATCGACAGCCGCAAGGTCGCCTTTCAGGTCGATGTTGGCAAGGAGCCCGAGGGTGTGGCGCAAAGCCCGGACGGCAAATGGGTGGTGGTGACTTCGGAGGATGACGGCGTCGTCAACTGGATCGACCTGTCGACCAAGACGATGGTCGATGCGACCGAAACCGATCAGCGCCCGCGCCATGTCGAATTCACCGCCGACGGCAAAGAACTGTGGATCGCGGCGGAGATGGGCGGGACGGTGCAGATCGCCGATCCGGCTACGCGCAGGATCGTCGAGACGCTGCATTTCGCTATCCCCGGCGTGCAGGATTATCAGCTATTGCCCTGCGGCATCCGGTTCACGCCGGACGGCAAGACCGCCGTGGTGGCGCTGGGCCGCGCCAATCATGTCGCGCTGGTCGATGTCGCGACCCGCAAGGTCCGCGCCTATGTGCCGGTCGGCAAGCGGGTCTGGCATGTCGCAGTCAGCCCGGATGGCGCGCGGGCCTATGCCGCCAATGGCCTTTCGGACAATGTCTCGGTGATCGACCTGGCCGCCGGCAAGGTCGTCGGCACGGTGGCGGTCGGCGCCGGGCCGTGGGGCATCGTCGTCGCCCCCTGA
- the pedF gene encoding cytochrome c-550 PedF: protein MRNFGRIALFGAACLAGGSITSALMAHGNVTPQAVDTSALPEIGADWLQHNPYRGNATAAKIGESAYGQNCARCHGLDAESGGIAPDLRYLEVGDTGDEWYIQRFQHGSSHDGKVYMPPMGEVLGQKAGWAIRAWLETKHQE, encoded by the coding sequence ATGAGGAACTTCGGACGGATCGCATTGTTCGGCGCGGCCTGCCTGGCGGGCGGATCGATCACATCGGCCCTGATGGCGCATGGCAACGTCACGCCGCAGGCGGTCGACACGTCGGCCCTGCCGGAAATCGGCGCCGACTGGCTGCAGCATAATCCCTATCGCGGCAATGCGACGGCGGCGAAGATCGGCGAATCCGCCTATGGTCAGAATTGCGCCCGCTGCCACGGTCTGGACGCGGAGAGCGGCGGCATCGCGCCGGACCTGCGCTATCTGGAGGTCGGCGATACCGGCGACGAATGGTATATCCAGCGCTTCCAGCATGGCTCCAGCCATGACGGCAAGGTCTATATGCCGCCGATGGGCGAGGTTCTGGGACAGAAGGCCGGATGGGCGATCCGCGCCTGGCTCGAAACCAAGCATCAGGAGTGA